The genomic interval ACGTAGTCGAGCGCCTCCGGGGCAATCCCCGCCTCGTCGAGGCAATAGCGAATTGCATGGACGGGGAACGAATGGTCGTGCTTCCGGCGGGTGAACCGCTCTTCCTGGGCCGCGGCCACGATGTCGCCGTCGACCACCAGTGCCGCCGCCGAGTCGTGGTAGAAGGCAGAGATGCCCAGGATCGTGGTCACTGCCAAGCGAACTTTCGTGGAGATCAGCGTACCACGTCGGGACGCATGGAGTAGTCGGGGCAAAGCGCTTGCGCGAAAATCGTGCTGGGTAATCCGCGTCTTGCGCGGAGTACGCCAACCGACTGTGGCGATCTGGAACAATCGTGTTGAATAATCCGCATGTTAAGCGGATAATACATCATGGTTCACGACCGGCGCTCTGGCCTGGCAAGCTATGTCAGTGGGTTGCTCTCCGCAGGCCGGACAGTGTTCACCGCCGAGGAAGCCGAGCGGGCACTGGGCGTCGGACGTGGTGCGTTTCTGGACGCTGCCGAGCGACTGCAGCGCCGCCAGGCACTACTGAATCCGCGGCGAGGATTCTACGTGGTCGTTCCACCGCAGTACGCGTCCTGGGGAGGACCGCCGCCGGCCTGGTACATCGACGCGCTCGTGCGCCATGAAGGCCATGCCTATTACGTTGGGCTGCTCAAGGCCGCGGAACTTCATGGTGCAACGCATCAGGCCGTCATGGAGTTCCAGGTCATGTCGGCCAAGCGCCTGCCGAAGATCCGCGCGGGCCGTAACCTGATCGTCTTCTACTTCCGCAAGAACCTGGAGGCGGTGACGGCGGGGACTGAGGAGCGCAAGACCGACACCGGCACGATGAAGATCTCGTCGGCCGCGCTGACGGCTCTGGACCTCCTGCGCTATCCGCAGGCATCAGGCGGCATCGACAGCGTAGCGACGGTCCTTTCCGACCTCGCAGAGAAGATCGATCCAGAGCAACTCGCCGCGCTTTCGGCGTCAGTGGAGCGGCCGGTCGTTCAGCGCCTAGGGCACCTGCTGGAGCATCTCGGCGAAGACGCTGCGACGGGCGTGATGCACGAGGCATTGCAGGCCCGGGGATCGCTTCGATGGACCGAACTAGACCGACATGAAGTGCAGGATCCGGACTTCGCGCCCGAGCCGCAACGGCGTGATCCCCGTTGGCGCGTCGTTGTCCGGCGCGTACCGGAGCCCGACGGATGATTCCCACGCAGAACATCGTGGCGTGGGGCAATGTCGCTCCCTGGACGGAGGCGCGACAGATCGAGCAGGATCTCATCATCAGCCGCGCCCTGGTTGAGACCTTCTCGGACCTAATGCTGCGCGACGCGCTGCGGTTTCGTGGCGGAACGGCGCTCAACAAGCTGCACTTCCCCGCGCCGCTGCGCTATTCGGAGGACATCGATCTTGTTCGTACTTCACATGGTCCGATCGGTGCAGTCCTCACTCAGTTGCGTGCCGTTGTGGAACCTTGGCTGGGGCGGGCGCGGTTCGAGCAGAGTCGCGTCGCGCCGAAACTGCGCTTCCGAGTCGAGGCCGAGGATGGCGGCGCCCCGATCCGGTTGAAGATCGAGATCAACACGCGCGAGGTCGAGGCCTTCGATGTGCCGACGGCGCTGCCGCTTGAGGTCGAGAATCCGTGGTTCGTCGGTAGGGCGGCTATCTCGACTTTTTCGCGGGAGGAAATGCTGGCGACCAAACTGCGGGCGCTGCTGCAGCGGGACAGGGGACGTGATCTCTACGACCTTGCACACGCGCTCGAAGTCTTCGAGGGGCTCGATACCGACCGTGTCGTCGAGATGTTCGGACGGTACCTCGCCCTCTCCGGCCGGGCCATCTCGCGGGCCCAGGCTCAGCAGCGCATGTTCGCCAAGTTGGCCAATCCGCACTTCATGTTCGACGTGCGCCCATTGCTGCCGGCTGCTCGGGCGGAAACTCTGACAGAGGAGTCGACAGCGGAAGCATTTCGCCGGGTGTTCATGACCCTCGTTGATCAGCTTCCCGGCGATCCGTGGATGAGGACGCCGACCATGAAACAGAGGTTCGGCGTTCCATGGTGAGTGAGACACGAAGGCCACGTTTGGTAAGCCACTCGACGCTCGGTCAGATCAGTCCGGCCGAGTTTGAACGTCGGAGGCTGACGCCGGCAGCATAGTCAACCCGTCCACGAAAGTGGATCAAGCCCAGTACCGCGCGTAGGCTGTCGCCACGGGCGGGGCGGCGGTACACTGGCGACGACAACTCCATGCAGTACGACAGACTCGGTCGCACCGGCCTGCGCGTCTCGCGCATCTGCCTGGGGACAATGACGTTCGGCTCGCCGGCCTGGCGGCCGTGGGTGCTGGAGGAAGAGGAGAGCCGGCCCTTCATCCGCCGTGCCTTGGAGGCCGGCATCAACTTCTTCGACACCGCCGACATGTACTCGCGCGGGGTGAGCGAAGAGATTGTCGGCCGCGCCATCCGTGAATTCGCCGCGCGCGACCAGGTCGTCATCGCCACCAAGGCGTTCTTCCCGATGGGCGACGGGCCGAACGACGGCGGGCTGTCCCGCAAGCACCTGTTCGACGCGATCGACGCGTCTCTCCGGCGCCTCGGCACGGACCACGTGGACCTCTATCAAATCCATCGCTTCGATCCCGATACACCGGTGGAGGAGACACTGGAGGCGCTCAATGACATCGTGCGCGCCGGGAAGGCGCGCTACATCGGCGCTTCAAGCATGTACGCCTGGCAGTTCGCCAGAATGCTGCATGTCTCTGAGCGCCACGGCTGGGCGCGGTTCGTCTCCATGCAGAACCACTACAACCTCGTCTACCGCGAGGAGGAGCGCGAGATGCTGCCGCTCTGCCGGGAGGCAGGGATCGGAGTCATCCCGTGGAGCCCGCTGGCGCGTGGGTTCCTGGCCGGCAACCGCACGCGCAGCGAGGCGGGCAAGACGCCGTCGGCGGGCGAGACGCTGCGGGCGCGGACGGATCGCTACGCCCACGGGCTGTACTACGCTGACGCGGACTTCGAGGTCGTCGAGCGCGTCCGCGCGTTGGCCCACCAGCGCGGCGTCACGCCGGCCCAGATTGCGCTGGCGTGGATCCTGCGCCAGCCGGGCGTGACCGCGCCGATCATCGGCGCGACGAAGCTGGCGCATCTCGACGCGGCCATCGCCGCGCTGGAGGTCACCCTCGACGACGCCGAGTGCCGGTCGCTGGAAGAGCCGTACGTGCCGCACCCGGTGCTGGGGCACACCTAAGGGGAACCCGCGCTGGTCGTGGTAACGTGCCGCTAACGGAATCAACGCGCCGTTCGCGCCCCTCGGCCGTCAGTCGAAAGGGAGTCCACGATGACTCGTCTCGCTCCGATTGTCACGCTCGCCATGCTCGCCGTGGCCGCTCCCGCGCCCGGCCAGGCGCCCGCGGTCAGCCCCGTCACTGACGCCGTGCTGGCGGATCCGCCGCCGGAAAGCTGGCTGAACTGGCGCCGCACGCAGGATGGATGGGGGTACAGCCCGCTGGATCAGATCACCCGTGACAACGTGGGCGATCTCCGCATGGTCTGGTCGTGGGCGATGGAGCCCGGCTCGCAGCAGACCACGCCGATCGTGCACGAGGGGGTGATGTATCTCGCGAGCCCCGGCAACATCGTGCACGCGCTCGACGCCGCGACCGGCGACCTGCTCTGGGAGTACCGCCGCGAGTTCCCGACCGCGCGCGGCCGCGGCCGGCCGAACCGCAACATCGCGATCTACGAGGACAAGATCATCCTGAACACCGCGGACGCGAACATTGTCGCTCTCCATGCGCAGACCGGCGAGGTTGTCTGGGAGGCGGACGTTGCCGACCCGTCCAAGGGCTTCTTCTTCAGCAGCGGCGCGCTCGTGGTGCAGGGTGTGGTGATCTCCGGCATGGCCGGCTGCCTGCGGTTCTGGGAAGAGGGCTGCTTCATTACCGGCCATGACGCCGACACCGGGCGCGAGCTGTGGCGAACCTCGACGGTGGCGCGGCCGGGCGAGCCGGGGGGCGATACCTGGGGCGACCTGCCGATGTTGTTCCGTGGCGGCGGCGACGCCTGGATCGCCGGTAGCTACGACCCGGACCTGGGGCTTACCTACTGGGGCGTGGCGCAGGCCAAGCCGTGGGCCCAGGTCAGCCGCCGCACCGACGCGGACGCGCTCTACACCAGCTCGACGCTGGCTCTCGATCCCCAGACCGGCGAGATGCGCTGGTACTTCCAGCATCTGCCGGGCGAATCCCACGACATGGACGAGACGTTCGAGCGGATCCTCGTGGAGGTCGATGGGCGGCCGTCCGTCTTCACCATGGGCAAGCTTGGCATCCTGTGGCAGCTCGACCGCGAGACCGGACAGTTCGTCAACGCCACCGACCTCGGCTATCAGAACATCGTCGACATCGATCAGCAGACTGGGCGCATGTCGTTTCGCCCCGGCATGATGCCCGTGCTCGACGAGGAGCTCTCGTTCTGTCCGAGCCATTCCGGTCTCAAGAGCTGGCGGGCGATGGCCTACAGTCCGGAGACCGAGGCGTTCTACATCCCCCTGACGCTGAACTGCCAGCGGACCATCTACAGCGAGGTCGAGTTCCGGGAAGGGGGCGGCGGCGCCGGGATGGTGTTCCGCGAGAACTTCCTGCACCCGGACAGCGACGGCAACATGGGCGAGTTCGTCGCAATGCACGTGAGCGGCGAGATCCTCTGGTCGCACCGGAAGCGGTCGCCGTACATTTCGGCGGCGCTGACCACCGCCGGCGGCCTGACGTTCGTCGGCACGTACGACCGGCGCACGTTTGCCTACGACGTGGCGACCGGCGATCAGCTTTGGGAAACGCGGCTGCCGACCGCGGTGCAGGGCTTCCCGATTACCTACAGCGTGGATGGCCGACAGTACGTTGCCATCGGGGCCGGAACCGGGGGCGGGAGTTGGACGACGATGCCGGCCGAGCTGATCCCCGACGTCCGGCGTCCGAACGTGGGTAACGGCCTGTTTGTGTTTGCGCTCCCTTGACGTGCCGCACCCGGTGCTGGGGTACGCCTAGGGGGCGCGCCAGAGCCGAAGGGCCGTCGAGTCCGCGAGCAGGGCGAAGTCCCGGTCGCTCGACAACATGACGAGATCGTGGGCGATGCATAGCTGTGCGAGCAGCGCATCGATGGTGCCGACCTGAACGCCGCGGCGGCGGCAGGCGTTGCGGAGTTGGGCGGCTTCGATGTGGTCGTTGCGGGTCGGGGCAATCATCGCGATGGCCGCGAAACGATCAACGATCTTCGCGTGAGCTCGCGGGCCTTGAAAGCCCTGAAGCAGTTCCTGGAGCACGAGGCCGGTCGCGTGGACCACGTCGCCGTCGAGCGCTTCTCGCAGGCGTCGGACCACGGGTGTGTCCGGCGGCGAGTCCCGTCTGAGCGCCAGCGACCAGACGCTCGTGTCGACGAAGATGTTCACGAACGCGTCCGCTCACGCTTGTAGTCGTAGGAATCGTCCCACTCGATCTTGCCGAACAGATCGAGCAGCCGTTTCTGCTCCCGGCGAGCGACGAATTCACGCAGAGCCAGATTGACGGTGGCCTTCTTGGTCCTCTTGCCGCCAACGGCCAGCGCTCTGTCGAGGAGGTTCTGGTCTATTGCGAGATTCGTTGCCATGGTGTCAATGCTCACACATCAGGCTACACAATCATAGCCTGTTTCAGGAGCATGCAGCACGTCCGGTCCGGAGCAGCGCCAGCGCGTAGACAATCCCGATGGCGGGAACGACCGAGAAGGCCAAAGCCAGCTCCCAGTCCCCCCGCACCGCGCCTGTGGCGATCAGTCGCGCCAGCCAGAGGTCCGCAATCACGTTCGCGGTGAGGAGCGCGGCTATGACGAGGATGTGGGCAGCGGCGATGCCGGGCTGCAACACCAGCAGCGTCATGCCGATGGCGCCGAGGGGATGCAGGAGGACCAGCACGAGCCGCTGCCAGATGTCTCCGCCGTCGGCAAAGGCCCCCACCATGGCCGTGAGGCCGACGAAGAGGGCGTGCAGCACGGTCAGCGGCAGCAGAACCATCCTGAATCTGGCCATGACAATGGCTCATACTAGCGATACTCTGCTGTGTGTATTCGGCAACAGGCGCCAGAGTCTCGGATTCGCCCGGCGCCCGGGGAGGCTAGAGATGTTCAGAAACACCCTCGCGACGCTCGTCGTCCTGACAGCGGTGCTTGCACTCGCCCCGCCGCCGGCGTCTGCCCAGACGTCGGGCGATCGCACCATGCCGATGCGGACGCCCGACGGACAGCCGGACGTCTCGGGCACGTTCACGTTCCGCACCCTGACGCCGTTCCAGCGCCCGGAGCAGTTCGAGGGAGTCGAGAGGCTCTCACCGGAAGACGCGGCGGCGTTCGAGGCGTCGGAGCGCGTGCGCCTGAACCGGGACCTTTTCGATCCCGAGAAGGGCGCGGCCGGTTACCGCCCGCGCTCCGAGGGAGGGGTGCTCTCTTACAACGAGTTCTGGTACGAGCGCGGCATCGAGCTCACCTCCGACAAGCGGACGGCGTTGATCATCGATCCACCCGATGGCCGGTTGCCGCCGCGGACCGAGGCAGCCATCCAGGCCGCGGCCGAGCGGCGCGCCCACCTGGAGGAGCACCGATACGATTCGTACGAGAACCGCAGCCTCGCCGACCGCTGCATCATGGGCTTCAACTCGGGTCCGCCGATGCGCTCGAGCGCCTACAACAACAACGTGATGATCTTCCAGGCGCCGGGATACGTGGCGATCCTGAACGAGATGGTGCACAACGCCCGCATCATCCCCCTGGAAGACCAGGCGAAGCCGCCGTTTCCGCAGTTTGCCGGCGTCTCGCGCGCCCACTGGGAGGGAGAGACCCTGGTGATCGAGACCACCCAGTTCCGGGGCGGCCAGAGCGGGGGAACCGGCCCGAACATGCATCTGGAGGAGCGTCTCACCCGGCTCGACCCGGACACGGTGGCCTACGAGTTCACGGTCACGGACCCGACCGTCTACACGGCCCCGTACACGGTGATGATGCCGTTCCGGCGGACCGACGGCCCACTTTTCGAGTACGCCTGCCACGAGGGCAACTACGGACTGACCGGCATTCTCGCCGGCGCGCGTCAGCTCGAACGGGACGGACGCCCGCTGCGTCCGTGATCGCGCACGGCGTAGAGCGATGAAGAAGAAGTACAAACAGGGACGGCAACCAGCTCCGCGACCCCGCCATCTTCGAGGAGGGCGGGCGGGTCTTCTTCTGTACGCGGTGGCGGGCGAAAGCGGTATCGCAATCGCCGAAGTCCGCCTCGACGAGTAGCGCCGCCACGGCGAATCGCGGTCCCCCCGGGGCACCGCCCCCGTTCCCGAATCAACGAGCGGGGCGCCGGCTCGCTCGGACTGGAGTCCTCGGTCTGCTGGGCGCTGCGGCGCGGGTGTGCCCGTTGCTTCCGCGTTGTCGACTACCGGTCTTCCGGCGACGCGGCTGCCGGCGGCCTTCGGGTGGCGCCGCGTCCAGCGTTGCGTCGAACCCCGCTACCTTCTCGCGCGGGATCGAGTTTCCGACCAGCCGCTCGATAGCGGCCAATTGCAGCCGCTCTTCCGGTGCGGCCAGCGAAACCGCGTGTCCGCTCGACCCGGCCCGAGCAGTGCGGCCGATGCGGTGCACGTAGTCTTCGGGAACGTGCGGAAGGTCGAAGTTGATCACGTGGCTGATCCCTTCGACGTCGATGCCGCGCGCGGCGATGTCGGTGGCGATCAGCGTGTCGATCCTGCCGGCACGAAAGCCGGCGAGGGCCCGGGTCCGTGCGCTCTGGCTCTTGTTCCCGTGGATCGCGGCAACCTGGCGCCGTGACTTCTCCAGACGCCGCACCAATTGATTGGCGCGGGCCTTCGTGCGGGTGAAGACCAGCGTCGGTCCCATGTCCGCACGTTGGAGGAGCGTCGTGAGGAGGTCCTTCTTGCTGGTCATCACCACCGGATGGACGACCTGTTTGATAGCGCTGACCGGCGTCGCTCGGCGGGTAACTTCGATCACGGTGGGATTCGTGGCCGTCCGGCGAATGAGCGCTTCGATCTCGTCCGGCATGGTCGCCGAGAAGAAGAGGTTCTGGCGCGTCTTCGGCAGGACCTTGAGGATGCGCCGGATGTCGGGCAGGAATCCCATGTCGAGCATGCGATCCGCCTCGTCGAGGACCAGGGTCTCGACGCGGTCGAGCCGTGCATGCCCCCTCCCGAGGTGATCGAGCAGTCGTCCCGGCGTGGCGACGAGCAGATCCAAACCGGCGCGCAGCCGGCGCGTCTGCGGCTCCATCCCGACCCCGCCAAAGATGACGGTGCTGCGTAGTCGCAGGTCGCGTCCATACTGCCGGGCCGCCTCGGCAATCTGGGCAGCCAGCTCGCGCGTCGGCGTGATCACGAGCGCGCGCGGCGAAGAGCCCGGCGATCGGTCGGCCAGGCGCTGCAGGATCGGCAGCAGGAAGGCGGCCGTCTTGCCCGTACCGGTCTGTGCGCACGCTATCAGGTCGTGGCCCTGGAGCACGGCCGGAATGGCGCGCGCCTGGATCGGAGTAGAGGTTTTGTAACCCGCGCGGTCGACCGCGCGAAGGAGTTCTGGGTGCAGGCCCAGGTCGGCGAAATGCATACAGACTTGTGCTCCAGCTTCCGCGTTCACCCGGACGCGGAGCGTTGCCGGTGACCGCCCCGCCGACACGGCGGGCGGTCTCAAGAGAATCTGGGAGGAGGGAAGGGCCGGGGATTGCGCCCGGCGACACCCGCTACTCTGAGCGGGGCTTCCGGGGTGGAGGAACACCTGCTCACGATTCGACCCCCTGATCGTAGCACGCATCGTCGCCCCCGCATGCGGAGCCCGGGTTACATCCAGAGCCGCTCGTCGTCCGGGTCCGAGTCCGACGCGCAAACTGCAGCGAACCCCTGCACTGGCTACCCCCGGCTCCAGGGGAGGGACAGTACAAGTGCCAGCGTCAGAATCGCGGCCAACAGGGGACACAGATGCACGTCAACAGGTAAGGACGTTTCGTTGATAGCTAGCGGACAGCCGAAGCCCCGGTCCCTGCGAGGCAAGGCCGATCGCCGGCTCAGTAGGTGGTGCGGCGCGCCGGGTGCATCCAGGCCGCGAACACGTCCATTGCACCGTCGCACGGGACGTACTCCATCGGCAACGCCCGCTCGGCGAACGGCTTCGCCACTTCCTCGTAGATGAACTCGTCGCGGAACTCGATGCCGGCGGCATCGTGCCGGCCTATTGAGAAGTACACCTTGCTGATGCGCGACCAGTAGATGGCGCCGAGGCACATCGGGCACGGCTCGCAACTGGTGTAGATCTCGCAGCCCGACAGGTCGTACGTCCCGAGCTTGTGGCACGCCTTTCGGATGGCCACGACTTCGGCATGGGCGGTGGGGTCGTTCGAGCTGAGAACCTCGTTCCAGCCTTCGCCGACGATCGCGTCGCCCCGGACGATAACGGCGCCGAACGGCCCGCCGTGCCCTAGCTCCATGCCCTGCCTGGAGAGGGCCACGGCCCGCTCCATGTGCGCTTTGTTCATGCGGGACGCGTAGGTAGAGGAAACCGGGGGGCCAGGTCGTCGATGCGATCCCCCACCCGCTACGCGACGCAGCACGGACAGCTCGGGCCCGTGTTCGAGAAGCTGCTGGTCGCTTCCGCGGCGTTTCGCCCGTGCGGGGTGGTCGAGGACCGTTCGGCCGCGGCGCCCAGCCCCGTTGCAGCGGCCATGCCAGCTGCCGCACCGGCGCCGGCCCGGGCGGTCCGCGCCGTTCGCTCCCCTTGTTGCGCGGCGTCCGCCTGCGTACCGGGACCCCGGTAGCCCGTGAAGATCTGGTAGTGGCGCAGGTCGATGCTGGCATCCAGGCGGATAGTGTTCGGGTCGACGACGCTGAATCTCCGGAACGGCTCGCCGTCGCACAGGATGTAGACATCGTCGGCGCTTGGCAGATTGGTAACCTGCCAGGTCGTATCGAGTCCCCGCCGGTCGGGCGACGCGGCATACGTGCCGACGTGGAGGGCTCCGCTTTCGGTGTCGTTCCACGCCTGGTAGACGCCGAGGGCGGGGAATTCGATGCCCTCGACGGTGGGCGCGTCGAACTTGTCGAGGTGCGGCGCGTCGAACGCCCGGTACCAGGCGTCGCCCATCCCGACCTCCGAGACCATCATGCTGGCGCTGCGCTGGCCGCGCGGGTAGGCCTCGTTGAGGTTGAACCACCAGCCGAACATCTCGTTGTCGTCACCGAAGTAGCGGGGGTCGTACTCCCGCTCCGCAGCGGCGCGGAGCCGCGCCAGCGACGTATGGTCGCCGAGCTCGCGCGCCATCACCAGTCCGGGCTGCGAGGCGCGGATCTCGACGCGCGGGTTGTTCCAGCCGAGCGCATTGGCGGCCGATTCGTACAGGAACGTGGCGAACTCCCGATCCTGGGGCAGCAGCAGAAAAGCCGTTCCGACACCCGCCCCGGCGCCGCCGTTGGCCTTGTGGTTGACGATCGGGTCGTAGTAGCTGGTGACCCACTCCAGGCGGCCATCGTTCCCGACGCCCACGAAGTTCTCGCGCGCGTACTCCAGGAAGCCCTGCACCGGCCGGTGCGTCTCGCGGCCGTTGATCCGGTCGTAGAGATGGAGGCCAAGCCCGGCAGCGGAGTTACACACGAACCAGACCTTGGTGTTCTCGCAATGCGGTCCTTCCGGCCGCTCGCGGTACTGCTGTTCGAGCAACTCCGCGATGCGGTGCTGATCCCACTGGAACACCTCGTCCCCGTAGCCGGTGACGTCGAACGGCCGCTCGTACTTGTCGTCGCCCGAGATGTAGCGATAGATGCCCAGGACCAGATTGAACCAGCCGCGAAAGAAAAGGTTGCCTTCCGAGCCGATCGGATCCGGGGAAAGCCCCCAGGGCTCGATACCGTTCGCGGTCCAGCCGATCCGGTTGTAGTTGCCGCGGAGCCGCTCCGGAATTCCCGCCATGACGTAATCGGGATAGTTTGCCCGCCGCGGGTCGTCGCCGATCTGCGTCAGCCAGTCGATCGCGCCCCAGTAGGTGGGGTAACGGCTGGCGAGGCCGTCGGCGATCCGGGTATAGACCTCACGCCACGCCGGCGTTTCGTCGGCCATGAGCAGCAGGGCGTACGACGAATTGTGGAGATCGAAGCGGCCGTAGCTGGTGACCACCGGAATCGAGTAACGGTCCCACCACATATGGGGAACGCCGTCCGCGTTCCAGTTGTCCGGGGTCGTCGCCTTCTCCCACAGGAAGCGCAGCCAACCGCGGGCCCGCCGGTTGAGGGTGGGATGGACGGACCGCGGCGTCTCCTCCGGAAACTGCGGCGCCGGCTGAACGGCTGCTTCCGCCATGGCGGAGGGAGTGAGGGCGGCGGCGCCGGCCGCGGTGCCGAAACGCTTAACGAAGCTGCGTCGCGAGTGTACGGCGGCCATCAGGATCTCCTTGCCGGATCAGGACGTTAGCCTACCCGTCGCATCGCGGCAAGGGCGTCGTCCCCGCAGCCTGCTCCTGCCTGGCTTTCTCGCGGGCCACCCGCGGCCGCTGGCCACGTCCCGCCGTGCCATAATCGGGTCCGGTTACCGTTTGACGACAACTGGATTGGAGGCCGCGATGCCGAACGGCGCACGATGCTATCCGTCAACCGCCTGCCACGCGGCGGACCATCCGCCGATGTCGAGACGGCGGGGGCCGTGCGCGGCCGCCGTACGGGTTGCCGGCGTGCTGGCGGTACTGGCCGTGGTGCTCGCCCCGGTGGCGCTGGAGGCCCAGCGGCCCCCGGTGTCCGGCCGCACCGCCGGTGTTTCCACCGGCCATCCACTCGCGACCGCCGCCGCGTTCGAGACGCTGGTGCAGGGCGGCAACGCGTTCGACGCGGGGGTCACGGCGATGCTTGTCGGCGGCGTCGTCGAGCAGGACCTCTACGGGCTGGGAGGAGAGGCGCTGATCCTGGTCTACCCGGCCGCGGAGGGCGAGGTCACGTCCATCGTCGGCCAGGGCTGGGCGCCGAGGGGCGCCAGCATCGAGTGGTACACGGAACGCGATCGGGACCTCAACGGCCAGGGGCTGGATCCCGGTGTCGTGCCGGGCGCCCTGCACGGCATTCTCACGGTGCTGGAGCGGTGGGGCACGATGACATTCGAGCAGGTGGCGGCGCGCGCCATCGACTATGCGGAGCACGGGTTTCCCCTCCGGCCGCTGACCGCCCGGGCCATCGAGGAGAACGTCGACTTCCTGAAGGAGTGGCCGCAGAACCGGCGCTACTGGCTGAAGCCCGACGGCTCGCCCTACGCGGCGGGCGAGACGATCGCGCTTCCCGCCCTGGCGCGGACGCTCCGGAAGATGGTCGACGCGGAACGGGACCACGCACACCTTGGCCGGGCCCGCGCCGTCGCCGCCGCCCGCGACCGCTTCTACAAGGGTGACATCGCGGTGGAGATGGTCGCCTTCCTGAAGGCGCACGGCGCGCCGTTCGATATCAGCGACTTCGTCGAGTTCCATTCCCGCATCGAAGCGCCGAGCCGCACCGACTACCGCGGCTACACCATCTACAAGCAGGGGTTCAACAGCCAGGGACCGGTGCTGCTGCAGACCCTGAACATCCTCGAGAACTTCGATCTGCAGGGGATGGGGCACAACAGCGCCGACTACGTCCACACCGTCGTCGAGGCGATGAAGCTGGCCTATGCCGACCGGGACACCTACTACGCGGACCCGGAGTTCGTCGACGTGCCGGCCGCGGGACTCCTGTCGAAGACCTACGCGGGGGAGCGGGCGGCGAAGATCGACGCCCGGCACGCTTCCGTCGCGTTCCGCGCCGGCGACCCGCTGCCGCACGATCCCGACGTGAACGAGTGGCCGTTCTGGGTGGCTGACATCGAGGACGGCGTGGCGGCGAGCGACGCGGACGGCTCGTTCGTGCCGTCGGCGGGCGGACTGAAGGACACGACGCACATCGCCATCATCGACGGGGACGGAAACGTCTTCGACGCCACGCCGAGCGGCGGGTGGATTCGAGGCGCCATCATTCTGGGCGG from Acidobacteriota bacterium carries:
- a CDS encoding gamma-glutamyltransferase family protein codes for the protein MAEGVRAAAPAAVPKRLTKLRRECTAAIRISLPDQDVSLPVASRQGRRPRSLLLPGFLAGHPRPLATSRRAIIGSGYRLTTTGLEAAMPNGARCYPSTACHAADHPPMSRRRGPCAAAVRVAGVLAVLAVVLAPVALEAQRPPVSGRTAGVSTGHPLATAAAFETLVQGGNAFDAGVTAMLVGGVVEQDLYGLGGEALILVYPAAEGEVTSIVGQGWAPRGASIEWYTERDRDLNGQGLDPGVVPGALHGILTVLERWGTMTFEQVAARAIDYAEHGFPLRPLTARAIEENVDFLKEWPQNRRYWLKPDGSPYAAGETIALPALARTLRKMVDAERDHAHLGRARAVAAARDRFYKGDIAVEMVAFLKAHGAPFDISDFVEFHSRIEAPSRTDYRGYTIYKQGFNSQGPVLLQTLNILENFDLQGMGHNSADYVHTVVEAMKLAYADRDTYYADPEFVDVPAAGLLSKTYAGERAAKIDARHASVAFRAGDPLPHDPDVNEWPFWVADIEDGVAASDADGSFVPSAGGLKDTTHIAIIDGDGNVFDATPSGGWIRGAIILGGTGIGLSTRGEQFWLDPERANQIRPRARPRYTLTPSIVFRDGEPFLAIGTPGGDNQDQTILQAFLNIVEFEPDWYPNLHDALAWPRVRTQHLHGSFWPHAAGFNRLDVEADVDPAVVEELRRRGHEIIEVPQFGVSGCATAVMIDPATGNRMAAADPRRDCYALAY